The Solibacillus sp. FSL R7-0668 genome includes the window TGATTTGACAATGTTTGTGGCTTTTCTGGTGGAACATTTTTTATATAGCTTTTTATACAAATGGCACAAACCATTGTTATGGTTGCATTTAAACTTGCTAGGCTTGCTCAATGGCTTGCATAAAACATTGTATAACCTTTTTTTTATTGTCGACGCAATCCCATAAAAATGTTATTTCACAATACCGATTAATTATTGAATAAGTAATTTCAGTTTTTTTAAGCGTTATTCAACGACCACAATAACTGTCGTTGGTTCCATCTACTTCACTAAGCCAGCTGCATAAAATGGACCGCGCATTGCTGATTGATTACTTTTTGAGCTCAAAAAGGCTTTTAACAGGACACGTTGCTCGTATAAATAGTTATAAATTTCAATTGCAATGGGTATTTGGGGCATCTGGCTTTTCACAATCGAAAATATGTCGTTAAAAGATACTTCTAAAATTTAGAAGCTATATAATCGACAATATGAGAGAATCTGTCTACGATGAATACAAATATGCGCACCCGAAATTTAGAGGGCTTTGCGGCACAAAAAATTATTTGGCGCACCATTATTGTCATTCGCACCTGAAATGTTATGGGATTTTTATCATAATTGGGTGTACTCATGGCTGCCAATGCCCTTTATGGTCGATGGGTTACGTGAAATCTTCTTCTTCGGTACTGGTGTGACATGGGGTAATACACAAGTACTTGTTTGGATTATGATTGTCAGTATCATTGTGATTGTATTATCCGCATTAATTCCGAAAAAACAGGTGGAAGAATAAGTTGAATGGAAGCACCGAGTTCCGCGCTCGGTGTTTTTTGTGACTGGGGGATGATTTTGTATTTTATTTGGACGGGTGAGCAGGGATATATTTGCGACTTTTTGATTTTATTTGCGAAATTCTCGGGATATTTGCGATTTTAAAAGTTTATTTGCGAAAATATGAAGATATTTGCGATATCCCACATATATTTGCGAATCCCCAAAAATCCCCATTATTTTCCCGATTTGAATTCACTTTTGACTAGAACGGCACGCCGTCCCTGAATTAGGGTGATACACCTAAATTATGGTACAATTTAAAAAGAGCTGAATTGTCGGTTATTCTATTATTGATACGAAAAATCCGCTATCTAGCAGTGTGAACGAAATTTATCAGTCAGGAAACGCATCATCCTTTGGGCCAAATTATAGCGTGGTTCTAAACTTACATATCTTCAAATGGCACAACAGGGCTTTGAGAGAATTGGTCTTGGAAATAATCATTTAAGGTGGTGTTTAATTGAAAAAAATATCTCTAGTGATCATCGTTGCTGTTGTGTTCGGATTTTTCTATGTTTATAAAACGCCTGTCATTAGTACACAAGCAGCGTTAATTCATGCAGAAAAATATCTTTTAAATCCGCCAGAAGAGTGGGGAGATTCTATTATTTTTAATGGGCTAGAGGGGATTCCAGAAGAAAATATACGCGTGAATCTTTCGCAACAACACGGGTTTTGGCATGAATTAACGAATAGCATGCAATGGGAAGTGACGATAAAATCTCCAGAAAATGAATCTACTGTCATCATGGATGCACACACAGGTGAGTTTATTGAAATCATAGGGGCGTTTAGTTAAGAGAAAAGTTAGGATGGAAAAAAGTGAGGAATCGTATGGAGCAATTAACATTTAGTGAATTACAACATTACCTAGCATTAAAATACAAAGAAGGACGTACTTCTTCTGCATTATTCATGAAATTAGTAGAGGAAATTGGTGAGGTTGCAGAAGTATTAAATCAATTAGAAGGTCGCAAGCAGCTGACTTCAGATGCTTCCTTAGAAAAAGAATTAGTTGATGTTTTACATTATGCGATCGCTATTGCTAGTGTAAATAATATTGATTTAACAAAGGCAATTATCGAAAAAGATAGGGAAGCAGCAATAAAATATAATCAAACGCCAAATTTAGAGGAATTTTTAGTAGCACATAAAGTAAAATAACGATTTTCAACTTAAACAACACCAAACCAAACACGAAAAGCGAATCTAAAAGCGTTTCGTGTTTTTGATTAACCATTATTTCGCAAACCCAAAATCAACGCGACTTATTGTAAAATAATAGAAAGAAAGGTGGAATCATAAATGTTTTTAAAATCCGCTACGATCAAAAGAGAAATCATCCCAAATTACGAGGAATACCCGTTTTCTATTCCGTTTGTGCGCGCTTTGGATGAGCTGGATTTAGATACGCCGATTACGTTTTTTGTAGGGGAAAATGGCGCGGGTAAATCGACATTACTTGAAGCCATTGCCGATCAAATTGGCTTTAATCCAGCAGGGGGGAGCACGCAAAACTATCGAGTGTTTGACGTTCATAAATCTGAAGCCGCGCTTGGCGAATATGTCAAGCTTGCGTGGTGGCCAAAAGTGACGAACGGCTTTTTCTTACGCGCGGAAACGTTTTATCAATTTGCCTCACATGTGGATGAAACGGATGTGTATGGCTACCCATCCTATGGTGGGAAATCACTGCATCAGCAATCACATGGCGAATCGTTCTTTTCGTTATTCCAGAATCGCTTTCAAGGTAATGCCATCTATTTATTGGACGAGCCTGAAGCTGCACTTTCTCCGACGAGACAGCTGGCATTTCTGACGTTATTACATGACTTATTAAAAGAAGGGAATGTGCAGTTTATTATCGCTACCCATTCGCCGATTTTGCTTGGCTATCCGGATGCTCGAATTTATCATTTTCATGAAAAAGGTGTTGAAGAAATAGAATACGAACAGACGGAGCATTATCAAGTGACCTCATATTTTTTACAGCACCGCGAGAAGATGTTGGCCCAATTATTTGAGGAAGAAGAGGAATGATTTGAATCTTTCGATAATGCTGAACCGTATATGAATAAAGGGGCGTGAATGTTATGGGAAAATATTCATTAACACAATTTGTACAAAAAACGAAGCAGGATGAACACGAAAACGAATTTTTTGAACTCGAAACCGAGCGCGTATTAGAGGTCAATTTGAACGGTGAGGTATGGGCAAAGATGGGCTCGATGATTGCGTATACAGGCTCGATTAAATTCGAACGTGAGCGAATGCTGGAGCATGGGGTTGGCAAACTGTTTAAAAAGGCATTAACAGGTGAGGGTACACCACTGATGCGCGCAAAAGGCAATGGTCGCCTGTATTTAGCCGATCAGGGCAAAAAGGTAACGATTTTTGAATTGAATGGGGAAAGTCTATGTGTCAATGGTAATGATTTACTGGCATTTGAAAATCGGATAAACTGGGATATTCATTTAATGCGTAAAATGGCAGGTATTATGGCGGGTGGTTTATTTAATGTGACCCTACAGGGGACTGGCATGGTCGCGATTACAACGCATTTTGAGCCACTAACCTTACTCGTTAAGCCGGGAGAAAAAGTGTACACCGATCCCAATGCTACCGTTGCGTGGAGCGGTAATTTAACGCCAGAATTTACAACGGATATTACAATGCGCACACTGATTGGTCGTGGCAGTAATGAGTCGATACAAATGGCATTTTCAGGCGAGGGCTTTGTCATTATTCAACCATTTGAGGAAGTATATCTAGCTTCACAGCAATAAGCTTAGACAGTTCCCAAATTTCGGTATAAACTAAAGCTAAGAGGGGGCGTTGACATGGAGTGGCAACAATTACAGCTGATGACAGAAAACTACAAGCTACAACTACTTGAAGCCGAGAAACTACATAAAAAGCAAACAACCGTAGAACGTTTAATCCAACATGCAGAACGTGAAATTGAGCATTTTGAACAAGAAATGCAGCAGGCACGTAAAGCATTAAATAAATTAGAGCAGTCATCGTTCATCAATTTATTCCGCAATTGGTCAGGCAAGCGCGATGAACTCATCGAGCAAAATTTAGAC containing:
- a CDS encoding MazG nucleotide pyrophosphohydrolase domain-containing protein, producing the protein MRNRMEQLTFSELQHYLALKYKEGRTSSALFMKLVEEIGEVAEVLNQLEGRKQLTSDASLEKELVDVLHYAIAIASVNNIDLTKAIIEKDREAAIKYNQTPNLEEFLVAHKVK
- a CDS encoding AAA family ATPase, whose amino-acid sequence is MFLKSATIKREIIPNYEEYPFSIPFVRALDELDLDTPITFFVGENGAGKSTLLEAIADQIGFNPAGGSTQNYRVFDVHKSEAALGEYVKLAWWPKVTNGFFLRAETFYQFASHVDETDVYGYPSYGGKSLHQQSHGESFFSLFQNRFQGNAIYLLDEPEAALSPTRQLAFLTLLHDLLKEGNVQFIIATHSPILLGYPDARIYHFHEKGVEEIEYEQTEHYQVTSYFLQHREKMLAQLFEEEEE
- a CDS encoding AIM24 family protein gives rise to the protein MGKYSLTQFVQKTKQDEHENEFFELETERVLEVNLNGEVWAKMGSMIAYTGSIKFERERMLEHGVGKLFKKALTGEGTPLMRAKGNGRLYLADQGKKVTIFELNGESLCVNGNDLLAFENRINWDIHLMRKMAGIMAGGLFNVTLQGTGMVAITTHFEPLTLLVKPGEKVYTDPNATVAWSGNLTPEFTTDITMRTLIGRGSNESIQMAFSGEGFVIIQPFEEVYLASQQ